The Castanea sativa cultivar Marrone di Chiusa Pesio chromosome 11, ASM4071231v1 genome contains a region encoding:
- the LOC142617691 gene encoding SKA complex subunit 1 homolog yields MEAKKAAAGTSLESLMSSFNTRIAELQDLVIARNMYPATSITDLSAVDAALKGMELQLHSIKDRLRDETLAIPKAKKIIDASLRQQRKLQSMSVYAPSYFPERTTTILETNRCLTSEFSKQDLGVGSLKLEEEPAALPKEKKGRGSPPLWHITANELDSLSSYMRGRLTLEKVNAAINDMATYAEANAHLISAPKKKLAENHWEKALELRDIAMTDTVKGKHFFLENDIKGPALKLDNTGKAILTVLRHLGRISETRIGHHRVIILLKPQ; encoded by the exons atggaggcGAAGAAAGCAGCAGCAGGGACGTCGCTGGAGTCGTTGATGTCTTCGTTCAACACTCGCATTGCCGAGCTTCAAGACCTCGTCATTGCCCGCaaca TGTACCCGGCGACAAGCATAACGGATTTGTCAGCGGTGGACGCAGCATTGAAGGGGATGGAGCTTCAGCTCCACTCGATCAAGGACCGCTTGCGCGACGAAACCCTCGCTATTCCTAAAGCCAAa AAAATTATAGATGCATCACTGCGACAGCAGAGGAAATTGCAGAGTATGTCTGTGTATGCTCCGTCATATTTTCCAGAAAGAACAACAACAATCTTGGAAACTAATAGATG TTTGACGTCCGAATTCTCCAAACAAGATCTGGGTGTTGGGTCTTTAAAACTTGAGGAAGAGCCAGCAGCATTACCTAAG GAAAAAAAGGGTCGTGGCTCTCCACCCTTGTGGCATATAACTGCCAATGAGCTGGATTCTCTGTCATC ATACATGAGAGGAAGGCTGACACTAGAGAAGGTCAATGCAGCTATTAATGACATGGCAACTTATGCCGAAGCAAATGCTCATCTTATTTCAGCTCCAAAGAAAAAG CTGGCAGAAAATCACTGGGAAAAAGCCCTG GAACTGAGAGATATTGCTATGACAGACACTGTAAAGGGAAAACACTTTTTTCTCGAAAATGACATAAAAGGACCAGCACTGAAGCTTGACAATACTGGAAAAGCAATACTGACT GTCCTTCGTCACCTTGGTCGCATAAGTGAGACTCGGATTGGTCATCACCGTgtgattattcttttgaagCCTCAATGA